ATATCTAAATATCATACTTCGTTATTGAAGGAATTTTAGGATTTGCCTTGACATTTAAACTGCATTTAAGATAGGGGCTTATAGAAGAGAAATAATAAAAGAACATGGAGGAATCATGTCTGAACAACTTAAATATGGAACTATCAGCTCCAAGCAATCAATTGAGCTGGAAGAAGATTATGGAGCCCATAACTATCATCCTCTGCCAGTGGTACTCGCCAAAGGTGAAGGTGTATTTATGTGGGATCCGGAAGGAAACCGTTATTATGATTTCCTTTCGGCGTATTCAGCCGTTAATCAGGGACATTGTCATCCCAAGATTATTAAAGCTTTATGTGATCAAGCTCAAATACTTACTCTTACTTCCCGTGCTTTTTACAATAATAAGTTGGGAGAGTTTGAAAAGTTTATTACCGAGTACTTTGGTTATGATATGGTGCTACCTATGAACAGTGGTGCTGAGGGCGTTGAAACAGCCATGAAGCTTGCCAGAAAGTGGGCTTATAATGTAAAGGGCGTAGAGAATGGGAATGCCATCATCATCTTTGCTGAAAATAATTTCCACGGACGTACTCTTGCTATCGTTTCCGCATCTTCCGATCCAGATTGTTATGAAGGGTTTGGACCCTTTACTCCTGGCATTGTAAGGGTTCCTTATAATAATGCTAACGCCCTCAAAGATTATCTTAATGAACATGGAAAAAATGTTGCTGCCTTTATTGTGGAACCTATTCAAGGTGAAGCCGGCGTCTTCGTTCCGGACGATGGTTACCTAAAAGCTTGCTTTGATACATGCAAAGAGCACAATGTGCTTTTTATCGCCGACGAAATTCAATCTGGAATTGCCCGCACAGGGAAGCTCTTAGCATGTGATTACGAAAATGTGCGTCCCGACGTGTTAATTTTGGGTAAGGCTATTTCTGGCGGCGTGTTACCTGTATCGGCAGTTTTGGCAGATAAAGATATCATGTTGCAAATTAAACCAGGTCAGCACGGCTCAACGTTTGGTGGATTTCCTTTGGCCTGTACTGTGGCAAAAGCGGCTCTGGAAGTAGTAAAAGAAGAAAAACTTGCCGAACGTGCTTATGAACTTGGAGAGTATTTCCGCTCCGAATTGCGCAAGATACAACATCCTATGCTCAAGCTTGTTCGTGGTCGCGGATTGTTAAACGCCATCGTTGTAGAGCCACAAGATGGCATGGAAGCTTGGGATGTGTGTCTTAAACTAAAAGAAAAAGGTCTTCTCTGTAAACCCACACATCGCCATATTATTCGCCTTGCTCCCCCATTGGTAATCACCAAAGAACAACTTGATGAATGCCTGCAAATTATAAAAGATGTATTTGATACAATTTAAGTATCTATAATAACATGGGCGGGACTTAAATCCCGCCCCCAGTTTATGAAAAACTATCCTCCCCATTTCAAAAGTGGATTTGTTGCCATTATTGGCAGACCGAATACTGGAAAATCAACACTGATGAACCGTATCTTGGGCGAAAAGCTATCTATTACTTCTCCCAAACCACAAACCACACGCTACGCTATCAAGGGTATTTGGAACACCGATAACCACCAGATTATCTTTATTGATACGCCTGGATTTCTAAAACCCCGTTATGAGATGCAAGAAAAAATGTCTCGAATTATCAGCAACAGCTTTAAAGATGTAGATTTGGTAATCTTTATGACGCAGATCCAAAGCTTTCCTACAGATTATGATCTACAAGTTTTAGGCTTACTAACAGGCGTTAAGAGTCCTGTTTTAGCTGTGTTTAACAAATGTGATTTACTAGAACGCATAGATAAAGAAAGTTTACTTTCACAAGTTCCTACTTCAATTGCACGTAGCCTCTTTGTGTCGGCACTTACGGGAGATGGCATAGAAGAACTGAAGGATAGCATCTATCACTTTATGCCATATCATGCGCCTTATTATGACGACGAACAACTATCGGATTTGCCCTTAAGGTTTTTTGCCAAAGAGATGATCCGCGAAGCCATATTTCACCAGTTTAGTGAGGAGATTCCTTACGCAACTGCAGTATTGGTAGAAAGATATACCGAGCAGCCAGATAAGGTTGTTGTTGATGCGGTAATCTGGATTGAACGCAGCAGTCAAAAACCAATTTTGATAGGGAAAAAAGGGGTTAACTTAAAGAATATCCGGGAATATGCGGAAGCTAGACTTAGCGAATTTCTCCAAATTCCAGTAGAAGTGCATCTTTTTGTAAAAATAAACGAAAACTGGCGCAAGAATACCAGGGCTCTTAAAGAGCTTGGATTCGAATAAACTCTATCCGCTTATTATCGCCGAAATCACATTCTTTTCATCTAACTGAATTAAGATTATATTGATTGCTGAAGTGATTGGTACCGCTAACACCATGCC
Above is a window of Candidatus Cloacimonadota bacterium DNA encoding:
- the rocD gene encoding ornithine--oxo-acid transaminase — its product is MSEQLKYGTISSKQSIELEEDYGAHNYHPLPVVLAKGEGVFMWDPEGNRYYDFLSAYSAVNQGHCHPKIIKALCDQAQILTLTSRAFYNNKLGEFEKFITEYFGYDMVLPMNSGAEGVETAMKLARKWAYNVKGVENGNAIIIFAENNFHGRTLAIVSASSDPDCYEGFGPFTPGIVRVPYNNANALKDYLNEHGKNVAAFIVEPIQGEAGVFVPDDGYLKACFDTCKEHNVLFIADEIQSGIARTGKLLACDYENVRPDVLILGKAISGGVLPVSAVLADKDIMLQIKPGQHGSTFGGFPLACTVAKAALEVVKEEKLAERAYELGEYFRSELRKIQHPMLKLVRGRGLLNAIVVEPQDGMEAWDVCLKLKEKGLLCKPTHRHIIRLAPPLVITKEQLDECLQIIKDVFDTI
- the era gene encoding GTPase Era; amino-acid sequence: MKNYPPHFKSGFVAIIGRPNTGKSTLMNRILGEKLSITSPKPQTTRYAIKGIWNTDNHQIIFIDTPGFLKPRYEMQEKMSRIISNSFKDVDLVIFMTQIQSFPTDYDLQVLGLLTGVKSPVLAVFNKCDLLERIDKESLLSQVPTSIARSLFVSALTGDGIEELKDSIYHFMPYHAPYYDDEQLSDLPLRFFAKEMIREAIFHQFSEEIPYATAVLVERYTEQPDKVVVDAVIWIERSSQKPILIGKKGVNLKNIREYAEARLSEFLQIPVEVHLFVKINENWRKNTRALKELGFE